One region of Oncorhynchus mykiss isolate Arlee chromosome 8, USDA_OmykA_1.1, whole genome shotgun sequence genomic DNA includes:
- the tmem251 gene encoding transmembrane protein 251 has product MMNFRQRMGWIGVGLYLLASVAVVYYVFEIDQTYNRLTLEHVERVAQEQRPLPGDNTPPAASSGPPSSLPTWTQSLKTRLLLLPFWVWVTIFLVPYLQVFLFLYSCTRADPKTVGYCILPICLAVLCNRHQTFAKASNQISRLQLIDT; this is encoded by the coding sequence ATGATGAACTTCCGTCAGCGGATGGGATGGATCGGCGTGGGGCTGTACCTTCTGGCTAGCGTGGCTGTCGTCTACTATGTCTTTGAGATCGATCAGACATACAACCGTCTCACCCTGGAGCACGTGGAGCGGGTGGCTCAGGAACAGCGACCTCTGCCAGGGGACAACACGCCTCCCGCCGCATCCTCTGGGCCCCCATCCTCACTGCCCACCTGGACCCAGAGTCTCAAAACTCGCCTGCTCCTTTTGCCCTTCTGGGTGTGGGTCACCATCTTCCTCGTGCCCTACCTTCAGgtgttcctcttcctctactcGTGCACGCGCGCTGACCCCAAGACGGTGGGCTACTGCATCCTGCCCATATGCCTGGCGGTACTCTGCAACCGCCACCAGACCTTTGCCAAGGCGTCCAATCAGATCAGCCGGCTGCAGCTGATTGACACCTAA
- the si:dkeyp-55f12.3 gene encoding uncharacterized protein si:dkeyp-55f12.3: MAATEIRGELKYRDGLKKEIIIKTENNLTSMIVGIKKLNADVSGLLTDLVVQEQFCGGNDKGDLQVDDDEEEEDEDTKAPIMQPPAKRSKTLRA; this comes from the exons ATGGCAGCTACTGAGATACGAGGAGAGCTAAAATACAGGGATGGCCTGAAGAAAGAGATTATcataaaaacagaaaacaacctgACTTCTATGATAGTGGGGATTAAGAAATTAAACGCAGACGTATCGGGGCTCCTCACTGATCTCGTTGTACAAGAACAATTTTGCGGAGGAAATGACAAGGGGGATTTGCAAGTCGACGACG atgaagaggaggaagatgaagacACAAAAGCCCCTATTATGCAGCCTCCTGCAAAGCGGTCCAAGACCTTGAGGGCCTGA